The sequence ttttattcaaattcattCTTAAGAAAAACACACGTACGACATAGTTTGAGAAAACCGGATGACTCCAGGATGCGGTAAtatataaaattggaaaacaatagTAGTTGCTTAATATTTACAATCCCTTGTTGCAGTATAGTTGTTTTGGCGGATTTGGCAAGTTCTTGATTTTCTGCGCAAGCTCCGGCTCAATTTGGTCAAACGAAACTGGGGTGAGTTGCGGGAACAAAGCACATCCGACCGGCGTCGACACAGAAAGAACAAGACCGCAAAGAATGGTTTGAAGAGGAAGGAACATCTTTGGGTTGGCCTTGAAGTATGGCCGCTTCTCGAGGGCATTCACAACGACTGGAATGAAAGCTGAAAGAAATAAGCAAGTTGTGATGATGCCTTGTTAGGTTCAATGACTAACCAAATGAAGGGACTGCcatgaaaattctagaaactaCGACCTGGCTAATTGCTGACTGAGCAACACCTGGGGACTGGCCAATGACTTGTCCGTTCTCGTCAAGAATGTCGATTCCCTCAGTAAGCTCTCTGCaaaataaaactatatttAATATTAAGAGAAATAGTTAATATGTAACTGCCAAGAATTGATCAacatttgataaaattgtCAGATTCTCAATACTTCTTTTTCTCcgtgaaattggaaaaaacactatgaaatattttaacatGTACATCTGGCTTAAAATTTGTCTGTTAACTTCGcgtaaaaatatttcatatttgttcaaaaaatcaaatcaattaTGAAACTGTTCTAATACGGTTAAAATCAAACCATAAAAattaatctgatttttttttcagttcccTTTTCTCTTGACTGGGATATTTTTAttgggttttttcaaaagaaggTTCTtctggtttgaaaaaaaaaacaaccagtTGTTTCATAATGTTTAATTAATTCAGCACTTACCCTCTTCTCATCATTGGAATGTTGATGGAATTGGCCACACAAACAGCCACGAACGGCACAAGACGTCCTACAAGTGGTGGtgctttctaaaaaataaaatgatatcATTTCAATCTTTTGATCATTGCAatctctggaaattttacaaCTGAACGGATATAATGCCCAGTGACAACCGGCTGATGCTAACTCACCTTGACAAGAGAGTTCAATCCAAGAGCAGCAGTGAGAGCACCTCCAGTGGCCGCGCAGTACGATACGAGAAGCTGACTGACGGATCCACCGTCACCAGACCGGTTTGTGTAGTTGACAACCGCGTTGAACGACTGATTCAACCATTGCCAGAAGATGACAGCCATTGGTGACTTGTAGAAAGTGAGCATTCCTCCGGTGATTGCCATATT comes from Caenorhabditis elegans chromosome X and encodes:
- the sfxn-1.5 gene encoding Sidoreflexin (Confirmed by transcript evidence), yielding MSELVKTLVLRPDISKPKWDQSTFEGRAKHFFAITNPLNLFHGEKQLDEFKKIVEDYRKGSVSNDLTLNQLWKAKHVVDSAFHPSTGEKMMMVGRMSAQVPMNMAITGGMLTFYKSPMAVIFWQWLNQSFNAVVNYTNRSGDGGSVSQLLVSYCAATGGALTAALGLNSLVKKAPPLVGRLVPFVAVCVANSINIPMMRRGELTEGIDILDENGQVIGQSPGVAQSAISQVVVSRIFMAVPSFAFIPVVVNALEKRPYFKANPKMFLPLQTILCGLVLSVSTPVGCALFPQLTPVSFDQIEPELAQKIKNLPNPPKQLYCNKGL